GCTCAGAGGGAGATGCTCAGGAGGATCGCCCAGGGTAAGGCGGAGCTTGCCATTGCCAAAGCCGAGCTGGCTCAGGGGGTGGCTCAGGATGTAGGAGCTGAGAGATATGCCGCGGATCTCTACGGCCAGGCATCCGTCAAATTGGATGCCGCCAAAGAAGCTCTGGCCTCGGAGAGGTTCGATGACGCTGTAAAGTTCGCCTCTGAGGCGGAGGCGAAGTTCAAGGAGGCGAGAAACTCGGCAATGACCCTCGCAAAGGCGCAAAAACGCAAGGTCGAACTCTCACAACAGCAGCTATACTCTGAAGCCTTCGCCTCGATCGGCAGGGCAGAGCTGTTGCTTCAAATGGCCCGATCCTTCAACGTCCAGAAATTCGCGCCGCAAAAGCTCAAAGATGCTCGACTGAAGCTCGATAAGGCGAAAAAGGCGATCTCAGAAAGAAAATACGATGAGGCGAGAAATATCGCCCTCGAGGCGGAGAAATCGGCGCTCGCCGCACAAAAATTGGCCCAGATCAGGTGGAGGGAGGAACAGATAAGCCTTTCAGGCGAGGAGCTCGAAGCCTTGGCGAAGGACGCCGTGTTCAAAGCCAAAACGTCGATGGACGAAAATCCGGATTTGAAGAAACTGAGCCCGGATCTATATCGAGCCGCTGATGATCTCCTCTCTCAGGCTGAAAAGGCGATCGAGGAACGGGATTATCAATCCGCCCTGGTCTTCGGATCTCAGGCTGCCGCTCTCATCGAAAACGCCAGGAGGAGATGGACGGAGCTGGAGAAGAAGGAGTCGGAGATGATCTCAAAGCTCTCCAAAATCGATAGATTCCAGGTTCTAAGGGATTCAAAGGGCATCCTGGTCAGGATAAGCGGAGACCTGTTCGCCCCCGGTGGAAGCAATATCAACTCGAAATACAGGGGATCTCTCAGGAAACTGGCGGAGGTTCTCAAGGGATATCCTCAGTTTACGGTTCTGATCGAAGGCCATACCGACAGCATAGGAGAAGCCGAGGATAACCTCAAGCTCTCCATCGCAAGGGCGGTGAAGTTCAGGGATTTCTTGGTTAAACAGGGGGTCGAGGGCCCAAGGCTGATACCCATCGGCTACGGAGAATCCAGACCGATAGCTTCTAACATAAACGAGGCCGGACGGAGGAAAAACAGAAGGATAGACCTCATAATCCTCACCCGCTCTTCGCTTTGATCTCCCCCTTCACCTCATTTATGAGCCTCTGCAGGTTTTGTCTGACCTTTTTCTCCGAGACCATGTCACGTAATCTCTCGAAATCCTCCAGCGCCTTTTCAGGCGATCCCTCCTCATAATATATCATACCCCTCAGCAGGTAGGCCTCCTTATAGGTGGGATCGATCGATATGGTTTTGTCCATCTCCTTCAACGCCTTATCCCACATCTTTTCCCTATGGAACTCAACCCCGCGCATGTAATGCAGATCGGCCTCCGATTCGAAAGCCGGTCCCCCGAAATTCAGAAGGACACCAAGCGCGATGGATGTGATGAAGATGGCAAGCTTCACCTCCGGCAGCATCTTCCTGAGCTCTAGCGCTTTCGGGTCTCCTATTAAAAATCTATCCACCATCTCTATTCTCTTCTCCACGGAAGGATGGGTGAGCGTCAGTTCGAAGATCCTCCTCATGACCTTAGGCATGTAATTCAGCTCAGCCAGCTTAAGCAGGGAAACCTTGAAGCTTATGGGATCTCCGGTGACTTCCACGGAGTAGATATCGGCCTGATGCTCCAGCCGCCGGGATAGATATCTGAAGATGAGGACGAAGTAAAGGTAGAAGAAGATGAGGGTTGAGAGGGCATCTATCACGGGCCCTTCGCCCAGCAGGTCCTTCCATATCGGGGCCAGATAGGCGTAATAGAGGATCGCCGCCAGGAAATAGGTGAGCGAAAAGCCCATATATATCCACATATGTCTGTGCTTTATATGGCCGAGCTCATGAGCCACAATCGTCCTTATCTCCTCAGGGTGGAAGTTCTCCAACAGGCAATCCGTCAGGAAGATCTTTCGCGACCAGGGCAGTAGCCCTGCCACGCCGGCATTAGCTATCCTCGCCCCGCCGGTATGCCACACCATGATCTCCTTAAAAGTCACCCCTGTTTGTCGGGCTAGGTCGACGAGCATCTCCCTCAGGTGTGGATCCCGCAGTGGCGTGGCCCGCCATATCCCCTGGAGGATCTGTGGCGCTTTGATGTAGAGGGCGACTATCAGCAAAACCAAAACCAGCCAGTAAAGGTAAGGGTTATCTATGAAAAAAAGCCGAACTTGAAGAGGACAGCGGTCTATCAGGTCGTTTACGATCATGTAGGCCAAAAGCGGGAAAACGGGCAGGATCAGAAACTTCGCGTTCACAGACAGATACTCCCTCCTCCTCCACTCGCTCGTCCTTACCCTCCTTTCGACCTCATACTGCGCCGCTCTGATGAGAAGCATGCCGGCTAGAAGGGGCAGGATGGCGAATAGCTTTCTCGTATACGGGATAGGTATAAACCTTAACAGATCGTCGATAGCGAGCGGTAGCTTAAGGAGATATACCGTCAAACCGAATCCACCGAGCAACATCAGCTCGAAGGCCAGGAACGACCGTCTGATGAGGAAAAACCTTCTAGCCGTCACCTCTTCCGTCCTTCGCGAAAGCCATCTTCCCCAGAGATACGCCAACCCGCCCGGAAGAAGCGCTAGGGCCAATCCCACCCATAGGGAGGAGCGATTCGGACTCTCCAACATCGCCAGCGTTCCCTCGTCGAAGGAGAAGAGAAAGATCAAACCGGCTATCAGGATTATGCTTACCTGTCCCAAGTTCCCCTCCTGGATTATCCGATGAAAAGAGGTTAAGGCTGAGGTTAAGGTTGAGATTCTTCCTCTTAACCTCAACCTAAACCTTAACCTGTTTCGGGTGAGTTTTTGCGTCCTACTACACTCAGTGACAATATGAGCGATTGTCATTTATCGTCATTTAAAAGACGGCAAGGCCAATCAGGTCCCCGCTATATTTAGCGATAAAAGGATGTAAGCGAGGTTATAATCCCTCCTTCCTGGAGCATGGAAGTCGTTGTATCTTCGCCTCAGATACGGAAAGGCATCGATCAGGCACTCGTAGATCATCGGATGTCTGTTTTTGAACTCCGACCATAACCTACCCGGCTTCTCCGTATCGGTTAGCAACTCCACATCCTCGAACCCCTCCCTTCGGCAGATCTCCTCCCACCATCTAAGCTCGTCCTCCAGCTCCCAATCCTCCCTATACATGACGGGCCATACGAAGCAGTCATCCCTTATAAGCAATCCCAGGCCATCGTCGAAGACATGTATGAGATCTATCGCCTCGACCCAATCCCGCATCAGGGCCAAAAGGGCGAGGGGGATATCCTGGGGAACCCTGTGATAGTAGAACCTCTCTATCTCCTCCGCCATCCTGACCTCGATGAACTTCCTGGAATCCACAAGCGAAAGGGCATCATCCCCCTCCAGGAACAGAAAGGGGACATTGCCATTTGTGACGTCCATCATCACCGGCTCATCCTCGATTCGATACAGCAGCGCCATATGCTGCCAATAATTGGTGTATTTCTTCCCGTAGGCGAAATCCCTCTCATCGATCATCTCCCTGAGCCTTTCGACGGGAAATCCCCCCCTTGCGTCAGGCCCTGCAAGCAGATATTCGGCCTCGAATCCGAACCGGTCGGAGATCATCTTCATGGCCGAGGCTTTCTCAGAGCAGATTCCCCCGTGGCCGGCGATGATGTTTTCCAGCGTCTCAGAGCCGTCCTTATATCTGATTCGATCTCCGATGAAGCGGGAGTAGAGCTCGAAGTTCGCCTCCCATATCCTCCTTCCGACGGCCTTTAGGAATTTCCTCCTAGAGTCAGCCGACCCCAGTTTCATGATCCTCGACGCCTCCGTCCCGTAGGCTGAGACCAGCGTCTTCTCGATGAAACCATCGAACAGATCCTCGTTTTTGCGCCACTTTCTGAGGTTATACCCCCGCTCGTTCAGGTTAAATATGGCGTCCGACCGATCTATCCGCAGCTCGATCAGGAGGAATCTCTCCCGCTCGGTCTGAACCAGATCAAAGGCTATCTCCTGATCCCACTCGACGGGTTCAGTTCCGTTTGACAGATAGACCCCATCGACCGGATCGGGGAGAAGCTCACCTGATTCATCTATCTGGAAAACCCTATCCTGTATCTTGTCCGCCCAACGGATCTCATCAGCGGATATCCTCCCGCTTCGGGTGAGATCATCCACATCCGCCCGACGCAGATACTTATCCAGTAGGCCGCCGTATGTCATCGGCTCATCTTCGGAAAGGATCACGGAGAAACCCCATCCCGTCAGTATATCCGTTATTCTGAGCACTTTCTTCAACTTTTCTAATCCTCGGCTTTGGTCGGATCTATCAGAAACCCCTTTAGATCCCTTCTGCCTATTATCATCGGGTATCTCAGATTGCCTCTATCGGCGATCGTGACGGCCGATCTGATCCTAACGCCGGCCAAGTAAAACGTCAGAGGAACTTTTATCCTGAGCGTTGTGCCATTTGAGCTGTAGACGAAGACCGCCTCGATGATATCCGGATGTTTCGCCAATTTCCTCTTGATCCCCTTCGCCCTCAACTCCCTGACCTCCCTTCTCGTCAGGGTTCTCCTCAGCCCGAAGCTTTTGTAATATTCGATGGCATCTCTAAACCCCAGTTTGAGAGCCAGCCTCTCATCTATGGAGCTGGAATAGGCACCGGTATCTATTCTGGCCTTCACCTTGATGCTTTCACGGGAATCCCTGGACAGAATCTCCACGGTCTCAACCGGTCCGAGCACGCGATAGCGGCGGAGACAACCGTCAAGGGAGATGAGGACGAGGAGGATCAGGAGTGATGAGATCCATCTATTCGGAAGGCGTGCCCGCCCAGAGAGCTCCCCTCTGCAAAAGCAGCTTGAACATCTCATGTTGACACGCCTTTGGGTCATGCCCCAATGCCAGATAAAAGACCCTTCCCTTGCCCCAGGATTTCGTCCAGGCAACCGGCATCGCCTTACCCCTATAGAGCGCCGTGCATAACACATTCACGCGCGGGTCATAGTCCAGGATATACTGTTCATCGGTGACCATGAACTCGTCCATCCCTTTCGTTATAGGATGTTCGGGATCGACGACGCTCACCTGATATTGTCTGTATCGAGGATGCGTAACGAAGTGTCCACCGACCATCGCCCGATATTCGGGACATCCTCTGAAGGAATCGGCCGCGGAGTGTATCCCGACGTACCCCTTGCCGGACGCCACCCAGTTGAGCAGGCCGTTTTTCTGCTCATCGGTTATCGTCCCCACGGTGTAGTAGAAGACGATCAGATCATACGGATCCAGCGCCTTCAGCACGTCGAGATCCTCCTCCATATAGGTGATATCGAACTCCTCCCTCTCGGAGAGGATCTCCCTTATAGCCTTACCACATCCCTTAAAATCGTGTATCTGTCCCCCGGCGAAGACGAGGGTCTTTATCCTTTCCATCTCAGCTCCCCTTATCTTGACGTTTTGCAGGATATCATTCTACCATAGATCGCCGCGTTGATCAATGAGGAATTGACCTGACCGCTGAATCCTGATATACTTTGATATACCGAACGACCTTATGGGAGGAGGAATATGGGATACGGATATTGGGGAAAAGTTCTAAGGATTGATCTCAGCTCGGGCAGGATCGAGGTTGAGACGCCTGACCCGATCATATACAGGAGATATCTCGGAGGAAGTGCTTTCGGTCTTCACTACCTTCTGAAGGAGCTTAAGCCCGGGATAGATCCGCTCTCTCCCCAAAACATGCTCATATTCACCAGCAGCGTTCTGGGGGGCACCCCTCTGCCGGGGGCTACAAGGCTGAGCGTTCTGGGGAAATCACCCCTTACCGGAGGTCTGGGAGAGACGGAGGCAGGGGGATGGTTCGCACCTGAGCTCAAAAGGGCCGGCTTCGATGCCATCATCATCAGAGGCAGATCGGACAGGCCGGTCTATCTCTGGATAAAGGACGGCAAGGCGGAGATTCGAGACGCATCACACCTGTGGGGGAAGCTCACGGGTGAGGTTTCGGATATCCTCAAGGAGGAGCTGGGGGATAATCGCGTCAGGATAGCGCAGATCGGCCCTGGCGGGGAGAAGCTGGTTCGATATGCCGGGATAGTTAACGAGCTCCATCACTTTAACGGTCGAACCGGCATGGGAGCGGTTATGGGTTCCAAAAACCTGCGCGCTATAGCCGTCCGCGGCACACAGGAGGTGCCGATGTATGATCCCGAAAAGGCCAGGGAGATCGTACGATGGTTCGTTCGGGAGTATTACAAGCCCCAACCCGGCGATATGCATGACCTGGGGACGTCCAGGATAGTCAAACCGCTCAGCGATACAGGCATACTGCCCACGCGTAACTTCCGCGAGGGCTCTTTCGAAGGGGCAGAACAGATCAGCGGGGAGAGAATGAGGGATACGATCCTGATAAGACGGGGCACCTGCTACGCCTGTCCGATAGCGTGTAAGCGGGTTGTCAAGGTCGATGAAGGTCCGTTCAAGGTCGATCCGAAATACGGCGGACCGGAATACGAGACCGTCGCCTCGATGGGATCGCTGTGCGGTGTGAGCGATCTGAGGGCTATCGCTAAGGCGAATGAGATATGCAGCAAATACGCCGTCGACACGATCTCATGTGGCGTCTCCATAGCGTTCGCTATGGAATGTTATGAGAACGGGATCCTGACCAAGGAGGACACGGGGGGTTTAGATCTGAGGTTTGGAAACGCCGAGGCATTGGTGAAGATGGTCGAGATGATCTGCAGACGTGAGGGATTGGGGGATATTCTGGCCGAAGGCGTCAAGCGAGCTGCCGAGAAGATAGGTAAAGGCGCCGAGAGATTCGCCATGCACGTTAAGGGGCAGGAGGTTCCGATGCACGAGCCGCGCGGCAAGAAATCGCTCGCATTGGCATATTCGACTTCCCCAACCGGCGCCGATCACATGGAAGCACCGCATGACCCCGCCCTTGAAAATCTCGGCCCCGAGGCCGGCGATCCTCTTGAGCCCTTGGGATTGATAGAGCCGATGCCATCCCTGGAGTTCACCCCGCGTAAGGTTAAAGCCTATTACTACTGCCAGATCCTCTGGAACCTCTACAACTGCATCGATATGTGCGATTTCGTCGGCGTGCCGCTTGGTCCCTTCCCGATAAACAAACTCGTCGAATACACGCGGGCGGTGACGGGATGGGATACCTCATTGTGGGAGCTGATGAAGGTCGGTGAGAGGGCCGCCACAATGGCGAGGATCTTCAACTTCCGAGAGGGATTCACCAGGGAGGACGACACGCTGCCCGAAAGGCTGTTCCAGGGGCTCGAGGGCGGAACGCTCAAGGGAGAGAAAATAGATAAGGAGAAATTCGAAGAGCTTCTCGAGCTGTTCTATCAGATGTACGGCTGGGATCCGAAGACCGGATTCCCGACAAGGGGAAAACTGGCAGAGCTGGATCTCCTGTGGGCGGTGGAGTGATACCGCCCACCTTCTTATGTGATGTGTCGGATTCGAAAACCACAGCTCATGAAGGAATTCGAGGAACGGGTGCTGATACTTATCTCAGCCCTCATTAATTTTACTTTGTATCCCAATAAGCTTGATCCTAAAAGGCCGCCTAAGAGGATCCTCATCATCAAACCCGATCACATAGGAGATTTAATACTTGCCATCCCGGCGATTAAAACCCTCAGGCTTGCTTTCCCCCATTCCAATATCACGGCGTTGGTAGGTGAATGGTGTTTACCTCTAACGGAGCTCATCCCCGAAATAGACGAAGCGATAGGCTACAGACCGGGGTTATTTGCGAGGGATCGGAAAAGCGGGCTTCGGGAAAGGATAGGATTGCTCGCCCGTCTGTGGCACGGCGGATTCGATATGGCCGTTGATCTCCGTCCTACATGGCTCTCCGTCGCCCTCGCGGTATCGAAGCGGTTTAAATGGCGGATAGATCGATCCTCACATAGGCTTCGGATGAGGATGCGCGGAAAAACCTCGATCTGGGATCATGAGGTTAAAAGAAATCTGGAGCCGCTGAAGATGGCCGGAATCCCGACGCCCTCCCATATAAGTCTTTCCCTCACCATCCCCAGACATATAAAGGATAACGTCGATGAGATGTTCGATAAGCTCTTCACCGGAGAAACGGGACCTATCGTGGCCTTCCATCCCGGATCGCCCGTTAAGCTCAAGAGATGGGCTCCATTCAACTTCGCCGAGCTGGGTGATAAACTCTGGGAGGAACTTGGCGCCCGAATATTGCTGGTCGGATCGAAATCCGAGCTCGATATATCGCGTGAGATCATCTCGATGATGAGGCATAAACCGGTGGATCTGACCGGACGAACGGATCTTCCCACCTTAGCCGGAGTGCTTGAGAGATGCGATCTCTTCATCGGCAACGACAGCGGTCCAATGCACATCGCCGCCGCTTTGGGGATCAAGGTGATCGGTATATTCGGGCCATCCAGTCCTGAGAGATTCGGTCCCTATGGAAAAGGATGTTTGACGATCAGAGCCAAGCTCGATTGTCCCCCGTGCATGTCTGAGAGATGCCCTTTCCATACCGAGGGATGCGTCAATGAGGTAAAAGTCGAGGATGTATTCCGTGCAGCCCGCGATTTTCTGCTACACTAAGCGTAGCCAGTTACACCCCAACCGCTCGGCGGTAGTATAAGCGCGCTGCTATATCCCCGCTCTACCTGACGGAGCCTGTATTAGAATCGAAAACGTGCTCAGGGCTTAACGACAACACGGGCGGCAGCTTCGGATCGAGCCGGATCGAGTGATCCTCCAAAATTCCCTCATCAGCCTTTGTCAGTTGAAGCGACCAGGTCCTTCCCGCCAGATCCCCCGCGTCCACTTTGATCTCGGCTTTCTCCCTTTTGAGCGTGGTCTGGCCCGTGGCAACCCTGTTTCCACTGGGATCGTAGACGTTCAGCCGTACGGTCTCACCGCCGCTCCCCCAGATGAAGATCGTAAACCGCTTGATCTCCTCAGGCACCTTGAAGTACAGCCGATCGACACCATGGATGAAGGACAATTTCCTGCCTGAGTATAGCCCCACGGGGACGTTTGAGCTTATAATGGAATAAGCGCAACTGCCGGAAGTCATCCCGATCAGGTAGATCCCAGCGGTCCCCGGTGTGAACCTTACAAAGCCGTCCTTTCTGTAGGGGATGGTCCCGCTGGCCACCGTTTTCAAAGAGATATCCCTCGCCTCCCAGAAAAGAGGTGATCGATAGCGCGCTACGGGACGGTTTTCAAGCTTGATCTCGACGGGGTGACCTGCCTCGGCGGCGATCAACAGCAGATTTTCACCGCGCAGCTCCGCCTTTGGGAGCCTCACCGCCTTCCCCGTCACCTCAGGCGGCTTCAGCCGTTTAACCGACTCGACCGCCTGAGCGAAGATCCCCTGTGATATCAGACGTTCTGGTGTCTGACGGGGCTCGTGCCACGCGTTGAGTTTCCCTTCGGCTATCGCCCGGTTCGCCCATGAGAACCATTTGAAGTAGTCCGGGTGATCCACCTTATATTTTGGTCCTTCGTAGAAAACCCAATATCCACCGGTGATCTGAGAGATCATCACAGCATTTTTGCCGCAGAACTCCGGATCGGCTCCCCTCACGACCGGATCAATCCCTCCGGCATAGATGAAGTTGATACCTACCCTTTTCGGCACCTCTATCCTCTGGAGCAGTTTCTCGCGGTTTCTCCTGAGGGATTCAGCCTCCGGTAGGAGTCCCGGTCTGCCGTAGGTGCAGGCGTCGGCAAGGATCAGCGGTGCTTTCTCGGTCGCCCACTCCGGATAGATCGCCTCCACTATGAAGGGTGTTCCAGGAGCAGGATAGACACAGAACCGGAACTTAGGATTATATCTGTCCACGGCTTGGCGTAGTTCCCTACATCGCTCACGCCAGAGCTTGACCTGGAATCTCTCAAAATCATCGTGTAACCCTTTCTCCTGCAGCCATTTTTTCCTCCGATCCAGTGGCAGCTTCGGCAGATTGATCCCCTTGGCCTTGGCGAATTTCTCCATGATAATATCGTCGTAGGAGAGCGAGTAGAGATTTCCCTCTCTCCCGCCCGGGGCGTAGTTCTCGTAGTCGAGGAACACGCCTATGAGGCTGGGTATCTCGAGGCTGATCTTGGCGTATTCGACGATATAGCGGCTCATCCACTCCCATAGCTCATCCGAATTTGGACTCCAAAGCGGCTGTTCGGCTCCTATCGACCATACCATCCTTTTTCCCTCAGCCTTCTTCCCTTCAGGTGCCCTCAATGAACCGCGCATCCACACCATGTGGAAGATCCCGTATTTCCCACACCATTTAGCGACTTGTCTGACCTCCTCCATCCTGTTGTATCCGTGTCGCGGGCAGTAGACATTAAACCCAGTCTCGGCGGCCTCTTTGACCATCCACTCCTTCGTCACCCATCCCTCTTCGGGCTGCATGACCTTATCGACCAGTATCCTGAACTTGACGTTTTGACCTAAATCGTCCACGCTTATCATGGCCGAGGCTATAAACACCGTGACCAAACAGATCAGATGGCTCATAACTTCACCTCCAGTCTATTCCGGTTTTCAGGAAGTGTGGAACGTTAAACGTTCAACGCATTAACGAGCTTTTCCTCGATCCTCGACTCTTGTCCATTTCAGGAAATAATCACCCGGCATGGCGTCGAGATAAACGCATTTGCCCTCATCGGTGACCCGGATCTGTCCGATCCTCCCGCCGTTTCGGCTGAGGCTCCACATACCGGGTTCCAGATCACAAATGAGCACCTTCACATTCTCCTCCCCTTCGATCGTAAGCCGGGCCTCCTTCAACAACCGGTTCTTTTTGGCGAAAAACACGGCGTAGTTCAACACCTGTGTGCCCACCATGGTTTCGGTTTCCGACGGATCGAATATCAGAAGGCCGTTTTTCGAGATGGTCTGATGGTAATAGTTCCTCCAGTGAGGCGAGCCATACAGGTCGTAGACTCCCGTCGAGATCGCAAGCGGCCCTCGGTAGTAGATCTGAAAGGTTCCGAAGTCCTTGTGCTGATGGTTTCCGAAGAAATACTCGCCGATGCGCATATGCACCACCGCGTCCCGGCTTTCCATCCCCATATCCCATCCCGTACGCGTCACCATCTCGCCCATCGGCGATGGGAAGTATTTGGTGAGGGGAAGCTCGCTTATGGGTTGCTTCTCCGATCCAGGCTTGCGGAACAGCAGCTCAAATACGCCGCCGATATCCCCGTAGCTCCTGAAGACGCCCGAATCGGCCATCCACAGCAGATACGGATCGTCATAGTAGGTCCCCGTCAACAGCATAAGCATTCGTTTCCCGGAGCTGTCGCCGCGCTCATCGAATGTATCTCCGCTGTGCATCTGCTTCCCGTCGGGGCGGAGATGATAGATGAGCTGATAGGGGACGAACCGCTGTTGAGGGCTGAAGACATCACCGGCGCCCATCCTCCGGAAAAGCCAGCTTACGGCTATATCGTGGATGAAGCGGGTCACTATGTAGGAGTCGCCCTGATGGTGCATGTGGGATCGATAGAGGAAGTTGCGGACGGGAACGAACCTCTCGAAGAAAAGCCTGGCAGCGGCCTCATACATCGTTTTGGACTCATCATATATCGCAACCCTGACGGGAAGCTGACCGGTCAACAACCACCCTTCGGTGACGTGACCCACGACCGCCGGAGAGTTTGCCCTGGCCGGGTAACCCGGCGAGTGTGACGCTGCGATCCTCTCAAACGACTCGATGAGCTTTCTCCTCTCCTCATCGGTCAAAAGATTATAGCACCAGTCATAAACACAGGCCCCAACGTGCATATAGTTTAAAAAGACCCTGCCGAGCCGATCGGGGTTGTCCCAGTCTCCCTCCAGAGACTCAAACCATCGTTCGATAGCTTCCCGCCCTGCCTTCCCATCACCTGTTACAAGGTACAGAAAGGCCAGACAAAGAGGATGGTGAGAGCTTTTCACGGCCTCCCACGCTTTGGAAAACTCCGGCATCTCGATCTTACGCCTGATATCCGGTAGATCCTCAGGACGGACGTAGACCCGAGGATGTCCTGGCGGGACAGGGGGGATTTGAGGTCTACCCCCGGCCGCAAATGCGAGGATCATCATAAAAGCTGACACATAGATGAACTGGCTCATGGCTTCACCTCGTAGAACCGAACGATACCGGCTTGATAGGCTATTAGCAGACCGTCCTGAAACCTCAGGAACTTCACGACGGGCGAATCGCTCGGAGGGATATGCCCGATCGGTTTGCCCGTCTCGGCGTCGAAGACGAAGGCGGCACCGGGTTTAGTGCCGACGAGCAGCAGCGGTCTGCCGCTCGAGCCCAACCTACCGACCCAAAGCGTCGTGATCTTCTGGCCCAGCAGAAGGTTCCAGACCGTTCTCAGCCGTATCGTTGGACCCTTCCGCAGACCCTCAGCCTGTACGGCGATGATCCTGCCTGTATCCGTGCCGCCGAAGATGATCGGCGCTCCGCTTTCAGGGTGATACAACGCCAGGGCTCGGAAATCGCCTGCAACGCCGTTGGCCACCTCACCGGCATATTCACCCATCGCCCAGTAGGTTCGCATAGAGGAGTCGGCGCCGACCACGAAATGAGGTGTTCCCGGTCCGCCTAACAGGTTCGTCGCCACGACGCATTGCGGCAGGGGCAGCTTGTAAAGACCGTCCTTCTTGCGCCGATCTCGGTTGGGCGGATAGATGACCCTCCCATCGGAGCCGAAGATCATTCCGACGTGGTAGGTGTAATAGAACAGGGCGAGAAGCTCTCGTCTGCCGTCGCCGTCGAAATCCGCTATCGCCCCGCAACGGAAGTCGCCGCTGATGTGACCGCGGGCGTAGATGAGATAGTCCTCCCATTTGAGCTTCCCGTTCGCGTCCAGGCAATGCACCCAGTTTGCGCCGGCGACGATCTCCTTTGCGCCGTCGCTGTCCAGATCGACGATGCGCACGAAATCGGGCACCGGCGGGCCGGCCTTGTTCTCGCTCGGCTTACAGGTGAAGTCCCACCGCTTCCCGCCGACGGCATCCAGCAGGTAGAGCCTGTGATCCTCACATCCAACCGCTATCTCCGGACATCCGTCTCCGTCCACATCCCCCACCTCCAGCGCCGAGCCCGATCTTTTCATCGGGAAACGCCATAGCAACGACCCATCAGGACGGAGGGCGCTTACGCCCTTATCGCCGGCGACGATCCATTCGTCCCTGCCATCGCCGTCCAGGTCAGCTACGGCGATATCCGCTATGGTGCCGGGCACCCTCACAGTTCGCGCACGGATGGTAGGAGAGGTGGGAGCGATCGTAGTGGCTATCGGTCTGACGCCTGCGCATCGTCGTTCCGCCGCCTTTTGTTCTGCGGCGTCGAAGAGCTTGGATAACAACTCCGCCGTACGGTTTGCTCCCT
The genomic region above belongs to Candidatus Poribacteria bacterium and contains:
- a CDS encoding M48 family metalloprotease; the protein is MGQVSIILIAGLIFLFSFDEGTLAMLESPNRSSLWVGLALALLPGGLAYLWGRWLSRRTEEVTARRFFLIRRSFLAFELMLLGGFGLTVYLLKLPLAIDDLLRFIPIPYTRKLFAILPLLAGMLLIRAAQYEVERRVRTSEWRRREYLSVNAKFLILPVFPLLAYMIVNDLIDRCPLQVRLFFIDNPYLYWLVLVLLIVALYIKAPQILQGIWRATPLRDPHLREMLVDLARQTGVTFKEIMVWHTGGARIANAGVAGLLPWSRKIFLTDCLLENFHPEEIRTIVAHELGHIKHRHMWIYMGFSLTYFLAAILYYAYLAPIWKDLLGEGPVIDALSTLIFFYLYFVLIFRYLSRRLEHQADIYSVEVTGDPISFKVSLLKLAELNYMPKVMRRIFELTLTHPSVEKRIEMVDRFLIGDPKALELRKMLPEVKLAIFITSIALGVLLNFGGPAFESEADLHYMRGVEFHREKMWDKALKEMDKTISIDPTYKEAYLLRGMIYYEEGSPEKALEDFERLRDMVSEKKVRQNLQRLINEVKGEIKAKSG
- a CDS encoding OmpA family protein; this translates as MRSRLLVLLLPALIAGCAARINPVMIQRSISDAQSALKEAEDAGASEYAYAEYTRAKQFLDEALKTSDPVRRLDLARKASLHAKIAEAKSRYLSAQERLDGIKSERVKLLIDKMAEQVAEAQARRSIAEYKMRKAEERARIAQEEAAEAEAKAEAAQREMLRRIAQGKAELAIAKAELAQGVAQDVGAERYAADLYGQASVKLDAAKEALASERFDDAVKFASEAEAKFKEARNSAMTLAKAQKRKVELSQQQLYSEAFASIGRAELLLQMARSFNVQKFAPQKLKDARLKLDKAKKAISERKYDEARNIALEAEKSALAAQKLAQIRWREEQISLSGEELEALAKDAVFKAKTSMDENPDLKKLSPDLYRAADDLLSQAEKAIEERDYQSALVFGSQAAALIENARRRWTELEKKESEMISKLSKIDRFQVLRDSKGILVRISGDLFAPGGSNINSKYRGSLRKLAEVLKGYPQFTVLIEGHTDSIGEAEDNLKLSIARAVKFRDFLVKQGVEGPRLIPIGYGESRPIASNINEAGRRKNRRIDLIILTRSSL
- a CDS encoding ATP-dependent zinc protease — encoded protein: MEILSRDSRESIKVKARIDTGAYSSSIDERLALKLGFRDAIEYYKSFGLRRTLTRREVRELRAKGIKRKLAKHPDIIEAVFVYSSNGTTLRIKVPLTFYLAGVRIRSAVTIADRGNLRYPMIIGRRDLKGFLIDPTKAED
- a CDS encoding aldehyde ferredoxin oxidoreductase family protein, giving the protein MGYGYWGKVLRIDLSSGRIEVETPDPIIYRRYLGGSAFGLHYLLKELKPGIDPLSPQNMLIFTSSVLGGTPLPGATRLSVLGKSPLTGGLGETEAGGWFAPELKRAGFDAIIIRGRSDRPVYLWIKDGKAEIRDASHLWGKLTGEVSDILKEELGDNRVRIAQIGPGGEKLVRYAGIVNELHHFNGRTGMGAVMGSKNLRAIAVRGTQEVPMYDPEKAREIVRWFVREYYKPQPGDMHDLGTSRIVKPLSDTGILPTRNFREGSFEGAEQISGERMRDTILIRRGTCYACPIACKRVVKVDEGPFKVDPKYGGPEYETVASMGSLCGVSDLRAIAKANEICSKYAVDTISCGVSIAFAMECYENGILTKEDTGGLDLRFGNAEALVKMVEMICRREGLGDILAEGVKRAAEKIGKGAERFAMHVKGQEVPMHEPRGKKSLALAYSTSPTGADHMEAPHDPALENLGPEAGDPLEPLGLIEPMPSLEFTPRKVKAYYYCQILWNLYNCIDMCDFVGVPLGPFPINKLVEYTRAVTGWDTSLWELMKVGERAATMARIFNFREGFTREDDTLPERLFQGLEGGTLKGEKIDKEKFEELLELFYQMYGWDPKTGFPTRGKLAELDLLWAVE
- a CDS encoding ThuA domain-containing protein; the protein is MERIKTLVFAGGQIHDFKGCGKAIREILSEREEFDITYMEEDLDVLKALDPYDLIVFYYTVGTITDEQKNGLLNWVASGKGYVGIHSAADSFRGCPEYRAMVGGHFVTHPRYRQYQVSVVDPEHPITKGMDEFMVTDEQYILDYDPRVNVLCTALYRGKAMPVAWTKSWGKGRVFYLALGHDPKACQHEMFKLLLQRGALWAGTPSE